A region of Firmicutes bacterium HGW-Firmicutes-1 DNA encodes the following proteins:
- a CDS encoding TfuA-related McrA-glycine thioamidation protein — MGEVKKINKIVLDKNISPTIFIGSSMSQKEVKAIMKIEADIKPPIRRGDLKQINPHTQLVAIVDGIFYSNLAISPREILDLLERGITVIGSSSMGALRAVELDRYGMEGIGRIYNMYKNNIIQSDAEVALTFSPKDYKPITEPLVNIRYAIKEAEEHQIVSVSEVNTIVECAKRIYFSDLSYNNLFKTLKGLIREETIEKLNRFINENKQRLDLKRNDAIELINYIDDMYERYGKC, encoded by the coding sequence ATGGGAGAAGTAAAAAAAATAAATAAAATTGTTTTAGATAAGAATATTTCACCAACTATTTTTATTGGGTCTTCTATGTCTCAAAAAGAGGTCAAAGCTATAATGAAAATTGAAGCTGATATAAAACCTCCAATAAGAAGAGGTGATTTAAAACAAATCAATCCACATACACAACTGGTTGCCATTGTTGATGGCATTTTTTACTCTAATCTTGCTATATCACCAAGAGAGATACTGGATCTTTTAGAAAGAGGTATAACTGTTATTGGTAGCTCTAGCATGGGTGCATTGAGGGCAGTAGAGCTTGATAGATATGGAATGGAGGGTATTGGGAGAATTTATAATATGTATAAAAATAATATTATACAATCTGATGCTGAGGTTGCCTTGACATTTTCGCCTAAAGATTATAAACCAATAACTGAGCCATTAGTTAATATTAGATATGCGATAAAGGAAGCGGAAGAGCATCAGATTGTTAGTGTATCAGAAGTAAATACCATCGTAGAATGTGCGAAGCGTATTTACTTTAGTGACTTGTCATACAATAACTTATTCAAGACACTGAAGGGTTTAATTAGAGAAGAAACGATTGAAAAACTTAATAGATTTATAAATGAAAACAAACAGAGGCTTGATCTGAAAAGAAACGATGCTATTGAACTCATAAACTATATTGATGATATGTATGAAAGATATGGTAAATGCTAA
- a CDS encoding uracil-DNA glycosylase: MKEFSEMTLHNDWDQIIGQEFNKEYYIKIQEFLIQQYKTKIVYPDMQQIFTALKLTPFADVRVVILGQDPYHGPNQAHGLSFSVAPGVDLPPSLKNIYKELSNDLNCDIPSHGCLEGWAKQGVLLLNAVLTVEAAQASSHSNIGWQYFTDEIMIKLNEREEPVVFILWGNYARSKKALITEKKHFILESVHPSPLSAYRGFFGSKPFSKTNDYLHSIGRKQIDWKIYPLE, translated from the coding sequence ATGAAGGAGTTTTCCGAGATGACCTTACATAACGATTGGGATCAAATCATTGGGCAGGAATTTAACAAAGAATACTATATAAAAATACAAGAATTTTTAATACAACAATATAAGACTAAGATTGTTTATCCAGATATGCAGCAAATATTTACAGCATTAAAACTAACTCCGTTTGCTGATGTACGAGTTGTAATTCTGGGGCAGGATCCTTACCATGGCCCAAACCAAGCGCATGGTTTAAGCTTTTCTGTTGCACCAGGAGTTGATTTGCCACCCTCCTTAAAAAATATATACAAAGAGTTATCTAACGATCTGAATTGTGATATACCAAGCCATGGTTGCTTAGAAGGATGGGCTAAGCAAGGAGTTTTACTGTTAAATGCGGTGCTTACTGTAGAAGCGGCTCAAGCATCATCCCATAGCAATATTGGGTGGCAATATTTCACGGATGAAATAATGATTAAGCTAAATGAAAGAGAAGAGCCAGTGGTATTTATATTGTGGGGAAATTATGCGCGTTCAAAAAAAGCACTTATTACTGAAAAAAAGCATTTCATATTAGAATCAGTTCATCCAAGTCCTTTATCAGCTTATCGAGGGTTTTTTGGAAGCAAACCCTTTTCTAAAACCAATGACTACTTACATTCTATTGGTAGGAAACAAATTGACTGGAAAATATATCCCTTGGAGTAG
- a CDS encoding LacI family transcriptional regulator, whose translation MVIHKKTTIIDVARLSGFSISTVSRVLNGNYPVKRSTKEKIQETIDELKFSPNILARGLIGAKTSTIGIIVPSLENLFFSELIRGIDDILRDNDYTAFICSTNEDDILEKKHISNLVDRKVDGIISISPDTRCMGSEYEVIAKSMPVIIVNGEHEGLNYHCVSSDQGAGTINALEYLISEGHKNIAFLRGHDIFAYNIKEDLFRDLLLEKGLKLEEALVARISAGNSISTVDESMLAMLKIFNERRDFTALFACNDLMAVGALNAALQLNIKVPQELRIIGFDNTLICDITQPTLSSVDQGMKLLGVTSAQKMMALINGDASTISNNIIKTKLVLRKT comes from the coding sequence ATGGTTATTCATAAAAAAACAACAATCATTGATGTTGCAAGATTGTCAGGTTTTTCAATCTCAACAGTCTCGCGTGTTCTCAATGGTAACTACCCAGTAAAGCGGTCTACAAAAGAAAAAATTCAAGAAACGATAGATGAATTGAAGTTTTCTCCCAATATTCTTGCCAGAGGATTAATAGGAGCAAAAACCTCTACCATTGGTATTATTGTACCATCATTAGAAAACCTTTTCTTTTCTGAATTAATTAGAGGAATTGACGACATTCTAAGGGATAACGATTATACTGCTTTTATTTGTTCGACAAATGAAGATGATATTCTTGAAAAGAAGCATATTTCTAATCTTGTTGATCGTAAGGTTGATGGCATTATTTCAATTTCTCCGGACACAAGATGTATGGGGAGCGAATATGAGGTTATTGCGAAATCCATGCCAGTAATTATTGTAAATGGAGAACATGAGGGTTTAAACTATCATTGTGTTTCGAGTGATCAAGGAGCAGGAACAATCAATGCATTAGAATATTTAATTTCTGAAGGACATAAGAACATAGCATTTCTTCGAGGTCATGACATTTTTGCATATAACATAAAAGAAGACCTTTTTCGAGATTTACTCCTAGAAAAAGGTTTAAAGCTTGAGGAAGCACTCGTTGCGAGAATCAGTGCGGGTAACTCTATATCAACAGTAGATGAAAGTATGTTGGCAATGCTTAAAATTTTTAATGAAAGAAGAGATTTTACTGCATTATTCGCATGTAATGATTTGATGGCAGTCGGAGCGTTGAATGCGGCACTTCAACTTAATATTAAAGTGCCTCAAGAACTTAGAATTATTGGGTTTGACAACACTTTGATTTGCGACATAACCCAACCAACGCTGTCTAGTGTAGATCAAGGAATGAAATTATTAGGAGTGACATCTGCACAGAAGATGATGGCATTAATAAATGGGGATGCATCGACGATAAGCAATAATATTATAAAAACAAAATTAGTCTTAAGGAAGACTTAA
- the lysA gene encoding diaminopimelate decarboxylase, with the protein MLNTHNLVSTNTNFFANTTPHELIKKYGSPLYVYNEDILRARCKELKGLVTYPNFSVNYSVKANGNLSLLKIAKDEDLNVDAMSPGEIYLEEMAGFKSEQILFISNNVSAEEMQYALNRNITISVDSLSQLEMLGKINQGGKVCVRFNPGVGAGHHEKVVTGGKKTKFGVEPTKIKEVKEILEKYNLHLTGINQHIGSLFMEGDKYIEGINSLLRIAMNFKDLDFIDLGGGFGIPYKKLDHQPRLDLKALGKKLDGVLYAFAKDYGKELLFKIEPGRYIVAECGLLIGTVHSIKTNYDIKYIGTDLGFNVLNRPIMYDSHHDIEIYRIAGKPSTKSEFVTIVGNICESGDIIAKERMLPEIYENDLLGILDAGAYGYCMASNYNNRLRPAEVLVTTNGESTLIRKRDTFESLVNNFIL; encoded by the coding sequence ATGTTAAATACGCATAATCTAGTTTCTACAAATACCAATTTTTTTGCCAATACTACACCCCATGAATTAATCAAAAAATATGGTAGTCCTCTATATGTTTATAATGAAGACATACTAAGAGCTCGATGCAAGGAATTAAAAGGTCTTGTAACATATCCTAACTTTTCAGTAAACTATTCCGTAAAAGCGAATGGAAATCTATCCCTCTTGAAAATCGCAAAGGATGAAGATCTTAATGTTGATGCAATGTCTCCTGGCGAGATCTATCTTGAAGAAATGGCAGGCTTTAAGTCTGAACAAATATTATTTATTAGCAATAATGTATCTGCTGAAGAAATGCAATATGCACTTAATCGCAACATAACAATAAGTGTAGATTCTCTTTCTCAATTAGAAATGCTAGGAAAAATAAATCAAGGTGGAAAAGTATGTGTTAGATTTAACCCAGGCGTTGGTGCCGGTCATCATGAAAAGGTTGTAACTGGTGGCAAAAAAACGAAATTTGGTGTAGAGCCTACGAAAATTAAAGAGGTAAAAGAGATACTTGAAAAATACAATCTTCATCTAACAGGGATTAACCAGCATATTGGTTCCTTATTTATGGAAGGCGACAAATACATTGAAGGTATCAATTCACTTCTTCGTATTGCTATGAATTTTAAAGATTTAGATTTTATTGATTTAGGTGGTGGTTTTGGGATTCCTTACAAAAAACTTGATCATCAGCCTCGTTTAGATTTAAAGGCGTTAGGTAAAAAGTTAGATGGCGTATTGTATGCCTTTGCTAAAGATTATGGGAAAGAACTCTTGTTCAAAATTGAACCAGGCAGATATATTGTTGCTGAATGTGGTTTGCTTATTGGTACCGTTCACTCTATTAAAACAAATTATGATATAAAATATATTGGTACAGACTTAGGTTTTAACGTATTAAATAGACCAATTATGTATGATAGTCACCATGATATAGAAATTTATCGAATAGCAGGCAAACCATCAACTAAAAGTGAATTCGTAACAATTGTTGGAAATATTTGTGAATCTGGAGATATTATTGCTAAAGAAAGAATGCTTCCAGAAATATACGAAAATGATTTGCTGGGTATTTTAGACGCTGGAGCATATGGTTATTGTATGGCATCTAATTATAATAATAGACTACGTCCTGCTGAAGTATTGGTTACAACAAACGGTGAGTCTACCTTAATTAGAAAAAGAGATACTTTTGAATCACTGGTAAATAATTTTATTTTATAA
- a CDS encoding adenylyltransferase → MSTDIYNLINEKEVQRYSRQIMLKGVGIEGQKKLKNAKVLVVGTGGLGSPILYYLAAVGVGTLGIVDFDIVNRTNLQRQILHYEKDLSRYKVDSAEEKLLELNNNIKIIKHKQKIDEFNIEKIIIDYDIVVDAVDNLKSRYIINDFCHFLNKPLVEGAVSGFEGILLTILPSFKTCCYRCLFPEQEEEAVTYGSENGILGAVAGGLGSLMALEVIKLILGIGTPLTNKVFVYDGLNLKFREIEIAHKKDCILCGEAPQLKREFYY, encoded by the coding sequence ATGTCCACCGATATATATAATCTGATAAATGAGAAAGAAGTGCAAAGGTATTCAAGACAAATTATGCTTAAGGGTGTAGGCATAGAAGGACAAAAAAAGTTAAAGAATGCAAAGGTATTAGTTGTAGGCACTGGAGGACTTGGATCTCCAATTTTATATTATCTAGCGGCTGTAGGTGTTGGAACTCTTGGGATAGTAGATTTTGACATAGTTAATCGTACCAACCTACAGAGACAAATACTTCATTATGAAAAAGATCTTTCAAGATATAAAGTAGACTCTGCAGAGGAGAAATTGTTAGAGCTTAATAATAATATTAAAATTATTAAACATAAGCAAAAAATTGATGAATTTAATATTGAAAAAATTATAATTGATTATGATATTGTTGTTGATGCAGTTGATAATTTGAAATCTAGATATATTATTAACGATTTCTGCCATTTTTTGAATAAGCCACTGGTTGAAGGTGCTGTATCAGGTTTTGAGGGCATATTGTTAACAATTTTGCCCTCCTTTAAAACCTGTTGTTATAGATGTTTATTTCCAGAACAAGAAGAAGAGGCTGTTACATACGGAAGTGAAAACGGTATATTAGGGGCAGTTGCTGGCGGTCTTGGAAGTCTTATGGCATTAGAGGTTATAAAGCTAATATTAGGTATAGGAACACCTTTAACAAACAAAGTATTTGTTTATGATGGTTTAAATTTAAAATTTAGAGAAATAGAAATCGCTCATAAAAAAGATTGCATATTATGTGGTGAAGCACCACAATTAAAACGAGAGTTTTATTACTGA
- a CDS encoding TrmB family transcriptional regulator: MLLNSLKKIGFTQQEAIIYIHLCKNSELTGYEAAKLSGISRSNAYAALSSLVDKGYAYLIEGASSKYIAVPKEELIKNAERDFQTNINVIRENLTFTSSNQEPYITITGEHHIVSKFKNIIESAEKRIYISCDKEVIHLLEHDLKAAIANNLKVVILSPSDLTDAAEHIYYPTEPNDSIKLIADTKEVIAGNFKQCLYSKNSTLLSLIRESFINEIAVIDHKNNR, from the coding sequence ATGTTATTAAACTCTTTAAAAAAAATAGGTTTTACGCAACAAGAAGCTATTATATATATTCATTTATGCAAAAATAGTGAGCTTACCGGATATGAAGCTGCTAAGCTTTCTGGTATTTCGAGGTCTAACGCTTATGCTGCCCTATCAAGCTTAGTCGACAAAGGATATGCATATCTAATTGAAGGTGCTTCCTCGAAATACATAGCGGTACCAAAAGAAGAACTTATCAAAAATGCTGAACGAGACTTTCAAACTAATATAAACGTCATCAGAGAAAACCTCACGTTTACATCATCAAATCAGGAGCCTTACATTACTATTACCGGTGAACATCATATAGTAAGTAAGTTTAAAAATATTATTGAGTCCGCAGAAAAAAGAATATATATTTCCTGTGATAAGGAAGTGATCCATCTGTTAGAACATGATTTAAAAGCCGCTATAGCCAATAACCTAAAAGTAGTAATTCTTTCTCCATCTGATTTAACAGATGCCGCTGAACATATATACTACCCTACTGAGCCAAATGACTCAATTAAGCTTATCGCAGATACCAAAGAGGTTATAGCCGGTAATTTTAAACAATGCTTATATTCAAAGAATTCAACCCTATTAAGCTTAATCAGAGAATCCTTTATCAATGAAATTGCAGTAATAGATCATAAAAACAACCGTTAA
- the thiS gene encoding thiamine biosynthesis protein ThiS, with protein MRVNVNGKITNVSKNEKLLDLLEQIELNPKSVVIVYNGETLPRDEWDAAHLKEEDTIEIIKFIVGG; from the coding sequence ATGCGAGTAAATGTGAATGGAAAAATAACTAATGTTAGTAAAAATGAAAAACTTTTAGATTTGTTGGAACAAATTGAATTAAATCCAAAGTCAGTAGTAATAGTATATAATGGAGAAACATTACCCAGAGATGAGTGGGATGCAGCTCATTTAAAAGAAGAGGATACAATAGAAATTATAAAGTTTATAGTTGGAGGTTGA
- a CDS encoding methionine--tRNA ligase, whose translation MNSIYITTPIYYASGSPHLGHAYTTILVDSFIKYYKMLGYDTKFTTGTDEHGLKIERISEKNNKKPEELVNELAKKFQNAWGKLEIEYDDFIRTTEDRHKTVVMDMWNRMEKNGDIYLGKYEGLYCVDCEQYYAEGELLEDNVCPIHNKNVEVMSEDTYFFKLSKYHDTLTKYIEDNPDFIQPITRKNEVLGFLRCNTLQDLSISRTSFKWGIPVPNDDKHIMYVWIDALTNYISSLGGIDSEDFIQYWSNTIHFIGKDILRFHAIYWPCMLLSVGIPLPKAIIVHGWWTISNKKISKSDPATKIDPTALAEDITLDGLRYFLLKELTLGKDGNIDWNHLIASLNSGLANNIGNLVNRTVNMINKYLGGETPIVLMDTINEFDLEVKNGAFVMVEKAMSYMDEFNPAGAVNSIIEYGNILNGYLDKTLPWQLVKYPEQKDRLGEIFAYLIEGIRWISNLIYPFTPKIATVIKEQVDFEKEFKWVLEFELNKKVILNDGIIVFKRISKDEEKELLEKWEK comes from the coding sequence ATGAATTCAATTTATATCACCACACCTATTTATTATGCTAGTGGAAGCCCACATTTAGGTCATGCCTATACCACGATACTTGTCGATAGCTTTATAAAGTATTATAAAATGCTTGGTTATGATACTAAATTTACAACTGGAACTGACGAACATGGGTTGAAAATTGAAAGAATATCAGAAAAAAATAATAAAAAACCTGAAGAGTTAGTAAATGAATTGGCAAAGAAATTTCAAAACGCATGGGGCAAATTAGAAATTGAATATGATGATTTTATAAGAACAACTGAAGATAGACATAAAACGGTAGTAATGGATATGTGGAACAGAATGGAGAAAAATGGAGATATTTATCTTGGTAAATATGAAGGATTGTATTGTGTTGATTGTGAACAATACTATGCGGAAGGTGAATTGCTAGAAGATAACGTATGTCCTATCCATAACAAAAACGTTGAAGTTATGAGTGAAGATACTTACTTTTTTAAGTTATCTAAGTACCATGATACTTTAACAAAATATATTGAAGATAATCCTGATTTTATACAGCCTATTACAAGAAAAAATGAAGTATTAGGTTTTTTAAGATGCAATACATTGCAGGACCTTTCAATATCCAGAACTTCCTTTAAATGGGGAATACCTGTACCAAATGATGACAAGCATATTATGTATGTATGGATAGATGCATTAACAAACTATATCTCTAGTTTAGGTGGCATAGATTCAGAAGATTTTATACAATATTGGTCAAACACAATTCATTTTATTGGGAAAGACATTCTAAGATTTCATGCCATTTATTGGCCGTGTATGCTTCTTTCGGTTGGAATTCCATTGCCTAAAGCGATTATTGTACATGGGTGGTGGACGATTTCAAATAAAAAGATATCAAAGTCAGATCCAGCTACGAAAATAGATCCTACAGCTTTAGCGGAAGATATTACCTTAGATGGACTTAGATATTTTTTATTAAAGGAATTAACACTAGGAAAAGATGGAAATATTGATTGGAATCATTTAATAGCTAGTTTGAATTCAGGACTTGCAAACAATATTGGAAATCTTGTTAATAGAACGGTTAATATGATTAATAAATATCTTGGAGGGGAAACTCCTATAGTTTTAATGGATACAATAAATGAGTTTGATTTAGAAGTAAAAAATGGTGCCTTTGTGATGGTAGAAAAAGCAATGAGTTATATGGATGAATTTAACCCAGCAGGTGCAGTAAATAGCATTATTGAGTACGGTAATATACTTAATGGTTATTTAGATAAAACATTGCCATGGCAGTTAGTAAAATACCCTGAACAGAAGGATAGACTTGGTGAAATATTTGCATATTTAATTGAAGGAATTAGATGGATTTCAAATTTGATATATCCATTTACGCCTAAAATTGCTACAGTCATTAAAGAACAAGTAGATTTTGAAAAAGAATTTAAATGGGTATTAGAGTTTGAACTTAATAAGAAAGTCATTCTAAATGATGGAATTATCGTATTTAAACGTATTAGCAAGGACGAAGAAAAGGAATTGCTTGAAAAATGGGAGAAGTAA
- a CDS encoding class I SAM-dependent methyltransferase → MILQEYLAEDIKKMDYNQLIGLVKETNRPPGGFNSIKLLALSAFLTPNSRVLEIGTSTGITSIELAKLVGCKIKAIDINPVSIEEAKKRAKAEGVDNLIEFEVQDATNTTFPDNFFDMVFCGNVTSLIEQREKAFAEYIRVLKKNGFIAAIPMYYIKKPSKELIEDVSAAIQVNIIPWDRKYWFEFFKDEKIELCWYENYQFDTIKTEDVHAFSDEILKRDHLKCLKLEAYEVLKKKYREFMMLFRDNLSHMGYSLMLIRKTQYEVDNELFTSSIITDDNQVYGY, encoded by the coding sequence ATGATTTTACAAGAGTATTTAGCAGAGGATATTAAAAAAATGGATTACAATCAGTTAATAGGCTTGGTAAAGGAAACCAATAGACCACCTGGGGGTTTTAACAGTATAAAATTGTTGGCATTAAGTGCATTTTTAACACCCAATAGCAGGGTGCTTGAAATAGGAACAAGTACGGGGATAACCTCAATTGAATTAGCCAAACTTGTAGGCTGTAAAATTAAGGCGATTGATATCAATCCAGTTAGTATTGAAGAAGCAAAGAAAAGAGCCAAGGCCGAAGGTGTTGATAACTTAATAGAATTTGAAGTTCAAGATGCAACAAATACAACCTTTCCTGACAACTTCTTTGATATGGTTTTCTGTGGGAATGTAACCTCTCTCATTGAACAGAGAGAAAAGGCTTTTGCTGAATATATTCGTGTGCTTAAGAAAAATGGTTTTATAGCGGCCATTCCTATGTATTACATAAAAAAACCATCTAAAGAATTAATTGAAGACGTATCAGCTGCAATACAAGTTAATATTATCCCCTGGGATAGAAAGTATTGGTTTGAATTCTTTAAGGACGAAAAAATAGAATTATGTTGGTATGAAAATTATCAATTTGATACTATTAAGACTGAAGATGTTCATGCTTTTTCGGATGAAATATTAAAAAGAGACCATCTAAAGTGTTTGAAATTGGAGGCTTATGAAGTGCTTAAGAAAAAATATAGAGAGTTTATGATGCTATTTAGGGATAATTTAAGTCATATGGGTTACAGTTTAATGTTAATCAGAAAAACACAATATGAAGTGGATAATGAACTTTTCACATCAAGCATCATTACTGATGATAATCAAGTATATGGTTATTAA
- a CDS encoding polya polymerase has product MKIKNITDIVRFFEVIDKCNGKVELITSDGDCLNLKSKLSQYFSLAQIFSDGTIPEIEIIASDPDDMKQLIQYLIQG; this is encoded by the coding sequence ATGAAAATTAAAAACATTACTGATATCGTAAGATTTTTCGAAGTAATTGATAAGTGTAATGGAAAAGTTGAGTTGATTACATCTGACGGCGATTGTTTAAATCTTAAGTCAAAATTATCACAATATTTTTCACTAGCACAAATTTTTTCTGATGGAACTATTCCAGAGATTGAAATCATTGCATCTGATCCTGATGATATGAAACAATTAATTCAATATTTAATTCAAGGCTAA
- a CDS encoding arginine--tRNA ligase, translating to MLTDVLSNFIKQAFTRLGYDEKYGGVVRSQRPDLCQFQCNGAMSASKEYKKAPFIISDEVIAELKSFEGIDEIIEFIETVKPGFINITLKDSYLANHMNHLASDPRVGCEIVNNPLKIIMDYGGPNIAKPLHVGHLRSAIIGESLKRLMRFLGHDVIADTHLGDWGLQMGMIISECERRYAGLPYFDDAFLGEYPTEPPFSLDDLAQIYPYISKLSKEDENVLASAKEATFKLQNGSKGYLALWQHIVDVSLNDIKINYKRLNVDFDLWYGESHSNPFVSKVVNHLENKEVVYESEGALVVDILTTEDEQALPPLLLYKTDGSILYTTTDLATLYQRMEDFNPDIILYVVDNRQSTHFKQVFLCAYQNGIVPEKTSLEHIGFGTMNGKDGKPFKTRDGGTIKLSELIDMVEANAREKVRDKEDLDVNTISKQIGLATLKFADLSNFRTKDYVFDLEKFSSFEGKTGPYLLYSYVRLNNIIKKLQDLNITPSNIALPASEVERNIFLKLNELPEVLNLAAKDRAPSIVCEYVYDLSTLVNAFYHTHHILNQEDVNQQKSWMALCQLIITVMNICLNILGIEVPEKM from the coding sequence ATGTTAACTGATGTCCTATCCAACTTTATTAAACAAGCCTTTACGCGTTTAGGCTATGATGAAAAATACGGTGGTGTTGTTCGATCACAAAGGCCGGACCTCTGCCAATTTCAATGTAATGGTGCGATGAGTGCTTCTAAGGAATACAAGAAAGCACCTTTTATAATTAGTGATGAAGTAATTGCTGAATTAAAATCCTTTGAGGGTATAGATGAAATAATTGAATTTATTGAAACTGTAAAGCCTGGTTTTATAAATATTACTTTAAAAGATAGTTATCTTGCCAATCATATGAATCACCTCGCTAGTGATCCAAGAGTAGGCTGTGAGATTGTAAATAATCCCTTAAAAATCATCATGGATTATGGTGGTCCTAACATTGCCAAACCCTTACACGTTGGACACTTACGATCAGCAATTATAGGCGAATCCCTGAAAAGATTAATGAGATTTTTAGGCCATGACGTAATTGCAGATACTCACCTTGGTGACTGGGGTTTACAAATGGGTATGATTATATCGGAATGTGAGCGAAGATATGCAGGTCTTCCCTACTTTGATGATGCTTTTTTAGGTGAATACCCTACAGAACCTCCATTTTCTTTAGATGACTTAGCACAAATATATCCTTACATTAGCAAGCTTAGCAAAGAAGATGAAAATGTACTAGCATCTGCGAAGGAAGCAACCTTTAAGCTTCAAAATGGAAGCAAGGGCTATTTAGCTTTATGGCAACATATCGTTGATGTTTCTCTGAATGATATCAAAATTAATTATAAACGCTTAAATGTTGACTTTGATTTATGGTATGGAGAAAGTCATAGCAATCCTTTTGTAAGTAAGGTTGTAAATCATTTAGAAAATAAGGAAGTCGTATATGAAAGCGAAGGTGCTTTGGTGGTTGATATTCTAACTACAGAAGATGAACAAGCACTTCCTCCCCTTTTATTATACAAAACGGATGGTTCCATTTTATATACAACAACGGATTTAGCAACGCTTTACCAAAGAATGGAAGACTTTAATCCTGATATTATTTTATATGTGGTAGATAATCGACAAAGCACTCACTTTAAGCAAGTATTTTTATGCGCTTACCAAAATGGCATTGTTCCAGAAAAAACAAGTCTTGAGCACATTGGCTTTGGTACCATGAATGGCAAGGACGGAAAGCCTTTTAAAACAAGAGATGGCGGTACGATTAAACTATCCGAGTTAATTGATATGGTTGAAGCCAATGCAAGAGAAAAAGTCAGAGACAAAGAAGACCTCGATGTAAATACCATTTCAAAGCAAATCGGACTTGCAACTTTAAAATTTGCTGATCTTAGTAACTTTAGAACAAAGGACTATGTTTTTGATTTAGAGAAATTTTCTTCCTTTGAAGGAAAAACAGGGCCTTATTTATTATATAGTTATGTACGCTTAAACAATATTATTAAAAAACTACAGGACCTAAATATTACTCCAAGTAATATTGCTTTACCTGCTAGTGAAGTAGAAAGAAATATTTTCTTAAAGTTGAACGAATTACCAGAAGTACTGAATCTGGCTGCAAAAGATAGAGCTCCTAGCATTGTTTGTGAATATGTATATGATTTATCTACATTGGTAAACGCTTTTTATCATACACATCACATTTTAAATCAAGAAGATGTGAATCAACAAAAATCTTGGATGGCTTTATGCCAATTAATTATTACTGTTATGAACATATGCTTAAATATTTTAGGTATAGAAGTTCCTGAGAAAATGTAG
- a CDS encoding fatty acid-binding protein DegV gives MLVELKILTDSSCDLPLKYVEENAHILQLIGMPIHIDNEEYIDDLGKTLTHDFFYKKLSEGVFPTTSQINLLVFLEHYKKCYEKGEALIYLGLSSGLSGTMNNAVLAKNMFLEEHDDADITIVDTIAASGGLGALVAHVVELAKEGKSKGEILTWIDDHILKINHWFAIDDLEHLKNGGRIPAAIALVGTALKVKPILTIAHNGKIKSYASVRGRHKSIKYLYDKFTENIEEVEHKHVFICHAHCIEDAQKLEELILKEYKPKELYITELSATIGTHVGLGMLAVAFVGKNIREDK, from the coding sequence ATACTAGTGGAATTAAAAATACTGACAGATTCTAGTTGTGATTTGCCACTCAAATATGTAGAAGAAAACGCTCATATCCTTCAATTAATAGGTATGCCAATACATATTGATAACGAAGAATATATAGATGATTTAGGAAAAACACTAACTCATGATTTCTTTTATAAAAAACTAAGTGAGGGCGTATTTCCAACTACTTCTCAAATTAATTTGCTTGTGTTTTTAGAGCATTATAAGAAATGCTACGAAAAGGGTGAAGCCTTGATTTATTTAGGTTTATCTTCAGGACTTAGTGGGACTATGAATAATGCAGTATTGGCAAAAAATATGTTTCTAGAAGAACATGATGATGCTGATATTACAATTGTTGATACGATTGCCGCCTCAGGTGGATTAGGAGCGTTGGTTGCTCATGTAGTTGAATTAGCCAAAGAAGGGAAGTCGAAGGGCGAAATACTTACATGGATAGATGATCATATTTTGAAAATCAATCACTGGTTTGCTATAGATGATTTGGAGCATTTGAAAAATGGTGGTAGAATACCAGCAGCGATTGCATTGGTTGGTACTGCTCTTAAAGTAAAACCAATCCTAACAATAGCTCATAATGGTAAGATAAAATCATATGCTTCGGTTAGAGGAAGACATAAGTCAATTAAATACTTATATGATAAATTCACTGAAAATATTGAGGAAGTAGAACATAAACACGTTTTTATATGTCATGCACATTGCATTGAGGATGCGCAAAAACTTGAGGAATTGATACTTAAAGAGTATAAACCAAAAGAATTATACATAACTGAATTATCTGCTACGATAGGCACTCATGTGGGCCTTGGTATGTTAGCAGTGGCATTTGTAGGTAAGAATATTAGAGAAGATAAATAA